One genomic region from Apodemus sylvaticus chromosome 1, mApoSyl1.1, whole genome shotgun sequence encodes:
- the Dmwd gene encoding dystrophia myotonica WD repeat-containing protein isoform X2: MAAGGAEGGPGPSAAMGDCAEIKSQFRTREGFYKLLPGDATRRSGPTSAQTPAPPQPTQPPPGPAAASGPGAAGPASSPPPAGPGPGPALPAVRLSLVRLGDPDGSGEPPSTPSGLGAGGDRVCFNLGRELYFYPGCCRRGSQRSIDVTKPIDKRIYKGTQPTCHDFNQFTAATETISLLVGFSAGQVQYLDLIKKDTSKLFNEERLIDKTKVTYLKWLPESESLFLASHASGHLYLYNVSHPCASTPPQYSLLKQGEGFAVYAAKSKAPRNPLAKWAVGEGPLNEFAFSPDGRHLACVSQDGCLRVFHFDSMLLRGLMKSYFGGLLCVCWSPDGRYVVTGGEDDLVTVWSFTEGRVVARGHGHKSWVNAVAFDPYTTRSEEAAPANADGDPSAEEEEPELPSSDPGAPVSPLPKAGSITYRFGSAGQDTQFCLWDLTEDVLSPHPSLARTRTLPGTPGATPPASGSSRAGETGAGPLPRSLSRSNSLPHPAGGGKAGGPGAAMEPGIPFSIGRFATLTLQERRDRGSEKEHKRYHSLGNISRGGSGGNSSSDKLGGPAPRSRLDPAKVLGTALCPRIHEVPLLEPLVCKKIAQERLTVLLFLEDCIITACQEGLICTWARPGKAGISSQPGSSPSGTVV, translated from the exons ATGGCGGCGGGCGGCGCGGAGGGTGGCCCGGGCCCCAGCGCCGCCATGGGTGACTGCGCGGAGATCAAGTCGCAGTTTCGCACCCGCGAGGGCTTCTACAAGCTGCTTCCCGGCGACGCGACGCGCAGGTCGGGCCCGACCTCCGCTCAGACCCCGGCGCCGCCGCAGCCCACCCAGCCGCCGCCCGGGCCCGCCGCAGCCTCCGGGCCTGGCGCCGCGGGTCCCGCGTCGTCCCCGCCGCCCGCCGGCCCTGGGCCCGGGCCCGCGCTGCCCGCCGTCCGCCTCAGCCTGGTGCGCCTAGGCGACCCCGATGGCTCTGGGGAGCCGCCCTCCACGCCCTCGGGACTGGGCGCGGGAGGAGACCGCGTCTGCTTCAACCTGGGCCGTGAGCTTTACTTCTACCCCGGCTGCTGCCGCCGCGGGAGCCAGCGG TCCATTGATGTCACCAAGCCCATCGACAAGCGGATCTACAAGGGGACCCAGCCCACCTGCCACGACTTCAACCAGTTCACTGCGGCCACAGAGACCATCTCCCTGCTGGTGGGCTTCTCTGCCGGCCAGGTGCAGTACCTGGACCTCATCAAGAAGGACACCAGCAAGCTATTCAACGAAGAG CGGCTGATTGACAAGACCAAGGTGACATATTTGAAGTGGCTGCCTGAGTCAGAGAGTCTGTTCCTTGCTTCTCATGCCAGTGGCCACCTGTACCTCTACAACGTCAGCCACCCCTGcgcctccaccccaccccagtatAGCCTGCTGAAACAGGGTGAGGGCTTTGCTGTCTATGCAGCCAAAAGCAAGGCACCCCGCAATCCGCTAGCCAAGTGGGCAGTGGGTGAGGGGCCCCTCAACGAGTTTGCATTCTCACCTGATGGCCGACACCTAGCCTGCGTCAGCCAGGATGGCTGCCTGCGTGTCTTCCACTTTGACAGCATGCTTCTGCGTGGGCTCATGAAGAGCTACTTTGGGGGTCTGCTGTGCGTGTGCTGGAGCCCTGATGGCCGCTACGTGGTGACAGGAGGGGAAGATGACTTGGTCACTGTATGGTCCTTCACGGAGGGTCGCGTGGTGGCTCGAGGCCATGGCCACAAGTCCTGGGTTAACGCTGTGGCCTTTGACCCCTATACCACTCGCTCAGAGGAGGCAGCACCAGCCAATGCTGATGGAGATCCCAGTGCTGAAGAGGAGGAGCCCGAGCTCCCCAGCTCAGACCCAGGAGCCCCAGTGTCCCCACTGCCCAAGGCTGGCTCCATCACATACCGCTTTGGCTCAGCGGGCCAGGACACACAGTTCTGCCTGTGGGACCTCACGGAAGATGTGCTGTCCCCTCATCCGTCCCTGGCCCGCACCCGCACCCTTCCAGGCACACCTGGTGCCACCCCACCAGCTTCTGGTAGTTCTCGGGCCGGAGAGACAGGTGCAGGCCCCCTGCCCCGCTCCCTGTCTCGGTCCAACAGCCTCCCACACCCAGCTGGTGGCGGCAAGGCTGGTGGGCCTGGCGCAGCGATGGAGCCTGGCATACCGTTCAGCATTGGCCGCTTTGCCACACTGACCCTGCAGGAGCGGCGGGACCGGGGGTCTGAGAAGGAGCACAAGCGCTACCACAGCCTGGGGAACATCAGCCGTGGGGGCAGCGGGGGCAACAGCAGCAGTGACAAGCTCGGCGGCCCCGCGCCCCGCAGCCGCCTGGACCCGGCCAAGGTGCTGGGCACGGCACTGTGCCCGCGGATCCACGAGGTGCCGCTGCTGGAGCCTCTCGTGTGCAAGAAGATCGCTCAGGAGCGCCTGACCGTGCTGCTGTTCCTGGAGGATTGCATCATCACCGCCTGCCAGGAGGGCCTCATCTGCACCTGGGCCCGGCCAGGCAAGGCG GGCATCTCCTCCCAACCAGGCAGCTCCCCCAGCGGCACTGTGGTGTGA
- the Dmwd gene encoding dystrophia myotonica WD repeat-containing protein isoform X1: MAAGGAEGGPGPSAAMGDCAEIKSQFRTREGFYKLLPGDATRRSGPTSAQTPAPPQPTQPPPGPAAASGPGAAGPASSPPPAGPGPGPALPAVRLSLVRLGDPDGSGEPPSTPSGLGAGGDRVCFNLGRELYFYPGCCRRGSQRSIDVTKPIDKRIYKGTQPTCHDFNQFTAATETISLLVGFSAGQVQYLDLIKKDTSKLFNEERLIDKTKVTYLKWLPESESLFLASHASGHLYLYNVSHPCASTPPQYSLLKQGEGFAVYAAKSKAPRNPLAKWAVGEGPLNEFAFSPDGRHLACVSQDGCLRVFHFDSMLLRGLMKSYFGGLLCVCWSPDGRYVVTGGEDDLVTVWSFTEGRVVARGHGHKSWVNAVAFDPYTTRSEEAAPANADGDPSAEEEEPELPSSDPGAPVSPLPKAGSITYRFGSAGQDTQFCLWDLTEDVLSPHPSLARTRTLPGTPGATPPASGSSRAGETGAGPLPRSLSRSNSLPHPAGGGKAGGPGAAMEPGIPFSIGRFATLTLQERRDRGSEKEHKRYHSLGNISRGGSGGNSSSDKLGGPAPRSRLDPAKVLGTALCPRIHEVPLLEPLVCKKIAQERLTVLLFLEDCIITACQEGLICTWARPGKAFTGEETEAQAGEASWPRPPSKSVVEGISSQPGSSPSGTVV; this comes from the exons ATGGCGGCGGGCGGCGCGGAGGGTGGCCCGGGCCCCAGCGCCGCCATGGGTGACTGCGCGGAGATCAAGTCGCAGTTTCGCACCCGCGAGGGCTTCTACAAGCTGCTTCCCGGCGACGCGACGCGCAGGTCGGGCCCGACCTCCGCTCAGACCCCGGCGCCGCCGCAGCCCACCCAGCCGCCGCCCGGGCCCGCCGCAGCCTCCGGGCCTGGCGCCGCGGGTCCCGCGTCGTCCCCGCCGCCCGCCGGCCCTGGGCCCGGGCCCGCGCTGCCCGCCGTCCGCCTCAGCCTGGTGCGCCTAGGCGACCCCGATGGCTCTGGGGAGCCGCCCTCCACGCCCTCGGGACTGGGCGCGGGAGGAGACCGCGTCTGCTTCAACCTGGGCCGTGAGCTTTACTTCTACCCCGGCTGCTGCCGCCGCGGGAGCCAGCGG TCCATTGATGTCACCAAGCCCATCGACAAGCGGATCTACAAGGGGACCCAGCCCACCTGCCACGACTTCAACCAGTTCACTGCGGCCACAGAGACCATCTCCCTGCTGGTGGGCTTCTCTGCCGGCCAGGTGCAGTACCTGGACCTCATCAAGAAGGACACCAGCAAGCTATTCAACGAAGAG CGGCTGATTGACAAGACCAAGGTGACATATTTGAAGTGGCTGCCTGAGTCAGAGAGTCTGTTCCTTGCTTCTCATGCCAGTGGCCACCTGTACCTCTACAACGTCAGCCACCCCTGcgcctccaccccaccccagtatAGCCTGCTGAAACAGGGTGAGGGCTTTGCTGTCTATGCAGCCAAAAGCAAGGCACCCCGCAATCCGCTAGCCAAGTGGGCAGTGGGTGAGGGGCCCCTCAACGAGTTTGCATTCTCACCTGATGGCCGACACCTAGCCTGCGTCAGCCAGGATGGCTGCCTGCGTGTCTTCCACTTTGACAGCATGCTTCTGCGTGGGCTCATGAAGAGCTACTTTGGGGGTCTGCTGTGCGTGTGCTGGAGCCCTGATGGCCGCTACGTGGTGACAGGAGGGGAAGATGACTTGGTCACTGTATGGTCCTTCACGGAGGGTCGCGTGGTGGCTCGAGGCCATGGCCACAAGTCCTGGGTTAACGCTGTGGCCTTTGACCCCTATACCACTCGCTCAGAGGAGGCAGCACCAGCCAATGCTGATGGAGATCCCAGTGCTGAAGAGGAGGAGCCCGAGCTCCCCAGCTCAGACCCAGGAGCCCCAGTGTCCCCACTGCCCAAGGCTGGCTCCATCACATACCGCTTTGGCTCAGCGGGCCAGGACACACAGTTCTGCCTGTGGGACCTCACGGAAGATGTGCTGTCCCCTCATCCGTCCCTGGCCCGCACCCGCACCCTTCCAGGCACACCTGGTGCCACCCCACCAGCTTCTGGTAGTTCTCGGGCCGGAGAGACAGGTGCAGGCCCCCTGCCCCGCTCCCTGTCTCGGTCCAACAGCCTCCCACACCCAGCTGGTGGCGGCAAGGCTGGTGGGCCTGGCGCAGCGATGGAGCCTGGCATACCGTTCAGCATTGGCCGCTTTGCCACACTGACCCTGCAGGAGCGGCGGGACCGGGGGTCTGAGAAGGAGCACAAGCGCTACCACAGCCTGGGGAACATCAGCCGTGGGGGCAGCGGGGGCAACAGCAGCAGTGACAAGCTCGGCGGCCCCGCGCCCCGCAGCCGCCTGGACCCGGCCAAGGTGCTGGGCACGGCACTGTGCCCGCGGATCCACGAGGTGCCGCTGCTGGAGCCTCTCGTGTGCAAGAAGATCGCTCAGGAGCGCCTGACCGTGCTGCTGTTCCTGGAGGATTGCATCATCACCGCCTGCCAGGAGGGCCTCATCTGCACCTGGGCCCGGCCAGGCAAGGCG ttcaCAGGCGAGGAGACCGAGGCCCAGGCAGGGGAAGCAAGTTGGCCCAGGCCGCCCAGCAAGTCAGTTGTAGAG GGCATCTCCTCCCAACCAGGCAGCTCCCCCAGCGGCACTGTGGTGTGA
- the Rsph6a gene encoding radial spoke head protein 6 homolog A isoform X2 has translation MGEPPPNSDPSQTRRASQGSERTRSREYSQPLLPIPEDEAHRPPPQRGSRSSQGSQDLQGTGLPHWPQRPSLGPDVQGEEGAEYRHSMTLGYAPGFPMEFSQQGYLDDSRMGQQFPQGQSLLEQLESTYQDSASGILGQFNLYPREDEAFGQPTQHGPYLRDDPTLHLGPSDLGFMPFVGEVPDPEPRELAVQNAKAYLLQTSVSCNLSLYEHLVNLLTKILNQRPEDPLSILESLNRTTQWEWFHPKLDTLRDDPEMLPTYEMAEKQKALFLRGGGEGEQEMEEEVGRCTWVNPLQKTEEEEELGEEEEKADEAMEEVEQEVGPPLLTPLSEDAEIMHLSPWTTRLSCSLSPQYSVAVVRSNLWPGAYAYATGKKFENLYIGWGHKYSPENFNPMLPAMIQQEYPSGPEIMEMSDPTVEEEQALKAAQEQALAAAEEEEEDEEEEEDEDLED, from the exons ATGGGGGAGCCACCGCCCAACTCTGACCCCTCCCAAACCCGGAGGGCTTCCCAAGGCTCGGAAAGGACGCGGAGTCGGGAGTACTCGCAGCCTCTGCTACCCATCCCGGAGGACGAGGCGCACCGACCACCCCCGCAGCGGGGCAGTCGGAGCAGTCAGGGCAGTCAGGACCTGCAGGGAACTGGCCTGCCTCACTGGCCTCAGAGGCCCAGCCTGGGCCCAGATGTTCAGGGCGAGGAAGGCGCCGAGTACCGCCACTCCATGACCTTAGGCTACGCGCCGGGCTTCCCCATGGAGTTCTCGCAACAGGGTTACCTGGATGATAGCAGGATGGGGCAGCAGTTCCCGCAGGGCCAGAGCCTCTTGGAACAACTGGAGTCCACCTACCAAGACTCGGCCTCCGGAATCCTGGGCCAGTTCAACTTGTACCCACGAGAGGACGAGGCATTCGGCCAGCCCACGCAGCACGGACCCTACCTGAGGGACGACCCCACCCTCCACTTAGGGCCCTCTGACCTGGGCTTTATGCCCTTTGTTGGAGAGGTGCCCGACCCCGAGCCTCGTGAGCTGGCAGTACAGAACGCCAAGGCCTACCTGCTGCAGACCAGCGTGAGCTGCAACCTCAGCCT GTATGAGCACCTGGTGAACCTGCTGACCAAGATCCTGAACCAGCGGCCTGAGGACCCCCTGTCCATCCTGGAGTCCCTGAACCGCACCACGCAGTGGGAATGGTTTCACCCCAAGCTGGACACGCTGCGGGACGACCCTGAGATGCTGCCCACCTACGAGATGGCGGAAAAGCAAAAGGCCCTGTTCCTCAGGGGCGGAGGAGAAGGCgaacaggaaatggaagaggaggtg GGACGCTGTACGTGGGTGAACCCATTGCAGAAgacggaggaggaagaggagctaggggaggaggaagagaaggcagacgAGGCGATGGAGGAGGTGGAGCAGGAGGTTGGTCCTCCGCTTCTGACTCCGCTCTCAGAAGATGCGG AAATCATGCACCTGTCGCCCTGGACCACGCGCCTCTCCTGCAGCCTCAGCCCTCAGTACTCCGTGGCCGTCGTGCGCTCCAACCTCTGGCCAGGGGCCTACGCCTACGCCACTGGCAA gaagtttgagaacctgTATATCGGCTGGGGTCACAAGTACAGCCCCGAGAACTTCAACCCAATGCTGCCGGCTATGATTCAGCAGGAGTACCCCAGCGGCCCTGAGATCATGGAGATGAGTGACCCGACCGTGGAGGAGGAGCAGGCCCTGAAGGCTGCTCAGGAGCAGGCCCTGGCCGccgctgaggaggaggaggaggatgaggaagaggaggaggatgaggatctAGAGGACTGA
- the Rsph6a gene encoding radial spoke head protein 6 homolog A isoform X1, giving the protein MGEPPPNSDPSQTRRASQGSERTRSREYSQPLLPIPEDEAHRPPPQRGSRSSQGSQDLQGTGLPHWPQRPSLGPDVQGEEGAEYRHSMTLGYAPGFPMEFSQQGYLDDSRMGQQFPQGQSLLEQLESTYQDSASGILGQFNLYPREDEAFGQPTQHGPYLRDDPTLHLGPSDLGFMPFVGEVPDPEPRELAVQNAKAYLLQTSVSCNLSLYEHLVNLLTKILNQRPEDPLSILESLNRTTQWEWFHPKLDTLRDDPEMLPTYEMAEKQKALFLRGGGEGEQEMEEEVTDSPVPNIMETAFYFEQAGVGLSSDESFRIFLALKQLVEQQPIHTCRFWGKVLGLSRSYLVAEVEFREGEEEGEEEEVEEMMEGGEVLETHGEEEGEEDEEKVVDAVPKPQWKPPPVIPKEESRSGTNKYLYFVCNEPGRPWTRLPHVTPAQIVCARKIKKFFTGFLDTPVISYPPFPGNEANYLRAQIARISAATHISPLGFYQFGEEEGDEEEEGGAGRDSFEENPDFEGIPVLELVDSMANWVHHTQHILPQGRCTWVNPLQKTEEEEELGEEEEKADEAMEEVEQEVGPPLLTPLSEDAEIMHLSPWTTRLSCSLSPQYSVAVVRSNLWPGAYAYATGKKFENLYIGWGHKYSPENFNPMLPAMIQQEYPSGPEIMEMSDPTVEEEQALKAAQEQALAAAEEEEEDEEEEEDEDLED; this is encoded by the exons ATGGGGGAGCCACCGCCCAACTCTGACCCCTCCCAAACCCGGAGGGCTTCCCAAGGCTCGGAAAGGACGCGGAGTCGGGAGTACTCGCAGCCTCTGCTACCCATCCCGGAGGACGAGGCGCACCGACCACCCCCGCAGCGGGGCAGTCGGAGCAGTCAGGGCAGTCAGGACCTGCAGGGAACTGGCCTGCCTCACTGGCCTCAGAGGCCCAGCCTGGGCCCAGATGTTCAGGGCGAGGAAGGCGCCGAGTACCGCCACTCCATGACCTTAGGCTACGCGCCGGGCTTCCCCATGGAGTTCTCGCAACAGGGTTACCTGGATGATAGCAGGATGGGGCAGCAGTTCCCGCAGGGCCAGAGCCTCTTGGAACAACTGGAGTCCACCTACCAAGACTCGGCCTCCGGAATCCTGGGCCAGTTCAACTTGTACCCACGAGAGGACGAGGCATTCGGCCAGCCCACGCAGCACGGACCCTACCTGAGGGACGACCCCACCCTCCACTTAGGGCCCTCTGACCTGGGCTTTATGCCCTTTGTTGGAGAGGTGCCCGACCCCGAGCCTCGTGAGCTGGCAGTACAGAACGCCAAGGCCTACCTGCTGCAGACCAGCGTGAGCTGCAACCTCAGCCT GTATGAGCACCTGGTGAACCTGCTGACCAAGATCCTGAACCAGCGGCCTGAGGACCCCCTGTCCATCCTGGAGTCCCTGAACCGCACCACGCAGTGGGAATGGTTTCACCCCAAGCTGGACACGCTGCGGGACGACCCTGAGATGCTGCCCACCTACGAGATGGCGGAAAAGCAAAAGGCCCTGTTCCTCAGGGGCGGAGGAGAAGGCgaacaggaaatggaagaggaggtg ACGGACAGCCCAGTGCCCAACATCATGGAGACCGCCTTCTACTTCGAGCAGGCGGGCGTCGGGCTGAGCTCGGACGAAAGCTTCCGCATCTTCCTGGCCCTGAAGCAGCTGGTGGAGCAGCAGCCCATCCACACGTGCCGCTTCTGGGGCAAGGTCCTGGGCCTGAGCCGCAGCTACCTGGTGGCGGAGGTGGAGTTCCGCGAGGgcgaggaagagggagaggaggaggaggtggaggagatgaTGGAGGGAGGCGAGGTCCTGGAGACGCAcggtgaggaggagggagaggaggatgaggagaaggtgGTGGACGCCGTGCCCAAGCCACAGTGGAAGCCGCCGCCCGTCATCCCCAAGGAGGAGAGCCGCAGCGGCACCAACAAATACCTGTACTTCGTGTGCAACGAGCCGGGCCGCCCGTGGACGCGCCTGCCGCACGTGACGCCCGCGCAGATCGTGTGCGCGCGCAAGATCAAAAAGTTCTTCACCGGCTTCCTGGACACGCCGGTCATCAGCTACCCGCCCTTCCCGGGCAACGAGGCCAACTATCTCCGCGCGCAGATTGCGCGCATCTCCGCCGCCACGCACATCAGCCCGCTGGGCTTCTACCAGTTCGGCGAGGAGGAGGgcgatgaggaggaggagggcggcGCGGGACGTGACTCGTTCGAGGAGAACCCCGACTTTGAGGGCATCCCCGTGTTGGAGCTCGTGGACTCCATGGCCAACTGGGTACATCACACTCAGCATATCCTGCCTCAG GGACGCTGTACGTGGGTGAACCCATTGCAGAAgacggaggaggaagaggagctaggggaggaggaagagaaggcagacgAGGCGATGGAGGAGGTGGAGCAGGAGGTTGGTCCTCCGCTTCTGACTCCGCTCTCAGAAGATGCGG AAATCATGCACCTGTCGCCCTGGACCACGCGCCTCTCCTGCAGCCTCAGCCCTCAGTACTCCGTGGCCGTCGTGCGCTCCAACCTCTGGCCAGGGGCCTACGCCTACGCCACTGGCAA gaagtttgagaacctgTATATCGGCTGGGGTCACAAGTACAGCCCCGAGAACTTCAACCCAATGCTGCCGGCTATGATTCAGCAGGAGTACCCCAGCGGCCCTGAGATCATGGAGATGAGTGACCCGACCGTGGAGGAGGAGCAGGCCCTGAAGGCTGCTCAGGAGCAGGCCCTGGCCGccgctgaggaggaggaggaggatgaggaagaggaggaggatgaggatctAGAGGACTGA